In Kiritimatiellia bacterium, a single genomic region encodes these proteins:
- the rpsD gene encoding 30S ribosomal protein S4: MGRYIGPSCKLCRREGQKLFLKGDRCYMAKCPIDQNAPPPGMHGQRRAKLSDYGVQLREKQKLRRMYGIQEAQFRNLFERALKVRGITGEKLLQMLEMRLDNLVYRLGFAPSRKAARQFVTHGHIEVNGRKVDIPSAICKEGDVIRVRDRAQSRLYAGRWIDNAESRGIVPWLSLNKANFEGTVLKIPSREEIAPAVNEQLVVELYSK; this comes from the coding sequence ATGGGCCGTTATATTGGACCTTCTTGCAAATTGTGCCGCCGCGAGGGGCAGAAACTGTTTCTCAAGGGCGACCGCTGTTACATGGCCAAGTGTCCGATCGATCAAAATGCTCCACCCCCGGGAATGCACGGACAGCGGCGGGCCAAATTGTCGGACTACGGCGTTCAGCTCCGCGAAAAGCAGAAGCTGCGCCGGATGTACGGCATCCAGGAGGCGCAATTTCGGAACCTCTTCGAACGCGCTCTGAAGGTGCGGGGCATCACTGGCGAGAAGCTGCTCCAGATGCTCGAAATGCGTCTCGACAATCTCGTGTACCGGCTCGGCTTCGCCCCGTCGCGCAAGGCGGCCCGGCAGTTCGTCACGCACGGGCACATCGAGGTGAACGGTCGGAAGGTGGACATCCCATCGGCCATCTGCAAGGAGGGCGATGTGATCCGCGTCCGCGATCGCGCGCAGAGCCGGCTCTACGCTGGCCGATGGATTGACAATGCGGAAAGCCGCGGCATTGTGCCCTGGCTTTCCCTGAACAAGGCGAATTTCGAGGGAACGGTCCTCAAAATTCCGTCGCGCGAGGAAATCGCGCCGGCGGTAAATGAACAGCTCGTCGTCGAGTTGTACTCGAAGTAA